The region ATTATGTAAAAATGATTGAAGTGGAGGATTAGATTATGTTTAAAATTAATTTCCAGTTATTTGCTCATAAAAAAGGTGTAGGTAGCACCAAAAACGGCAGAGACAGTGAATCCAAAAGACTGGGCGCGAAAAGAGCAGACGGTCAGTTTGTTTTAGCAGGTAACATCCTGGTA is a window of Oscillospiraceae bacterium DNA encoding:
- a CDS encoding 50S ribosomal protein L27, with product MFKINFQLFAHKKGVGSTKNGRDSESKRLGAKRADGQFVLAGNILVRQRGTKINPGNNVGKGSDDTLYALIDGKVKFETKRDKKQVSVYAI